The following proteins are co-located in the Thermoplasmata archaeon genome:
- a CDS encoding transketolase C-terminal domain-containing protein: MTKMIVKGNESVAYAAKLARVSVIPAYPITPSTLFPEKISEMIAEGKMDALFLPVESEHSAMSAAIGAAVTGVRTMTATASQGVAFMHEMLFIASGMRLPIVMAVGNRALSAPVNIWADQQDSMSERDAGWLHLYAETNQEALDLALLAFKISENEKVLLPTLIGLDAFVLTHTMEPVDVPEQEEVDAFLGKKQINYEVMDSNSPSTFGAFVFPEHYIEFRYSQSIAMENAKKVIDESFKEFETKFGRKYEKVSKFMVDDADIVLLTMGSMTGTARESVRRMREKGIKVGLIKITVFRPFPKEELINILKKVKLLAVVDRNISIGFAGSIYSEISTIMYGEKTRPKIIDFIIGLGGRDIKVENYEEIVNIAQSQKAEAVNWINVDKDAVYKAEGMQ; the protein is encoded by the coding sequence ATGACAAAAATGATCGTGAAAGGTAACGAATCTGTAGCTTATGCAGCCAAACTTGCGAGGGTATCCGTAATACCTGCTTATCCTATCACACCCTCCACTTTATTTCCTGAAAAAATATCAGAAATGATAGCTGAAGGGAAGATGGATGCACTGTTTTTACCTGTTGAAAGCGAACATTCAGCAATGTCCGCGGCGATAGGAGCTGCAGTAACGGGTGTAAGGACCATGACCGCAACTGCAAGCCAGGGCGTGGCATTTATGCATGAAATGCTGTTCATAGCAAGTGGAATGAGACTGCCAATAGTCATGGCTGTGGGAAATAGAGCATTAAGTGCACCGGTAAATATATGGGCTGATCAGCAGGATAGCATGTCAGAGCGTGATGCAGGATGGTTACATTTATATGCCGAAACCAATCAGGAAGCACTGGATCTTGCACTTCTGGCTTTTAAGATCAGTGAAAACGAAAAAGTGTTGTTACCAACATTGATTGGACTCGATGCTTTTGTACTGACTCACACAATGGAACCTGTGGATGTGCCAGAGCAGGAAGAGGTTGATGCTTTCCTAGGGAAAAAGCAAATAAATTATGAGGTTATGGACAGTAATAGCCCTTCCACTTTCGGGGCATTTGTATTTCCTGAACATTATATTGAATTCAGGTATTCACAAAGCATAGCCATGGAAAATGCAAAAAAAGTAATCGACGAATCATTTAAAGAATTCGAGACTAAATTTGGAAGGAAATATGAAAAAGTATCTAAATTTATGGTGGATGATGCAGATATAGTATTATTAACCATGGGCTCAATGACCGGCACAGCAAGAGAGTCAGTCCGAAGAATGAGAGAAAAGGGAATTAAAGTTGGATTAATCAAGATAACTGTTTTCAGACCATTTCCAAAAGAAGAGCTTATAAATATACTTAAAAAGGTAAAATTACTTGCCGTTGTGGATAGAAACATATCCATCGGATTTGCAGGATCTATTTATAGTGAGATTTCAACAATAATGTACGGTGAGAAAACACGCCCTAAAATTATAGATTTTATAATTGGGTTGGGTGGTAGAGATATTAAAGTTGAAAACTATGAAGAGATTGTAAATATTGCGCAAAGCCAGAAGGCTGAAGCTGTTAACTGGATCAATGTTGATAAAGACGCGGTATATAAAGCGGAGGGAATGCAATGA
- a CDS encoding thiamine pyrophosphate-dependent enzyme → MINEDVEYFAPGHRACAGCAAPIIVKWVLKLAGPNTYIVNATGCLEVFSTPYPHTSWKLPWLHTAFENASATASGLEYALKALGKDKDANIIIFGGDGGTSDIGIQSLSGMLERGHNIMYVLYDNEAYMNTGIQRSSSTPFGAWTTTTQIGPSDMLGKKELKKPIAKIVAAHNIPYVATVNPAYMNDFKTKINKALKIKGPRFIHSISSCTTGWRHDPSKTIEIMRLATDTGIFPLYEIENGEIENLKLTYIPKQRKPVEEYLKPQGRFRHLFNNPQYIKEIQEMVDKWWAPYEKK, encoded by the coding sequence ATGATCAACGAAGATGTTGAATATTTTGCGCCTGGGCACAGAGCCTGTGCAGGCTGTGCAGCACCAATTATTGTAAAATGGGTACTGAAACTTGCAGGCCCGAACACGTACATTGTGAACGCTACAGGCTGTCTGGAAGTATTTTCCACACCCTATCCACATACATCATGGAAATTGCCTTGGTTACATACTGCTTTTGAAAATGCCTCTGCGACTGCAAGTGGCCTAGAGTATGCACTTAAAGCTCTTGGAAAAGACAAAGATGCAAACATAATTATATTCGGTGGAGATGGTGGTACTTCTGATATTGGCATACAGTCTTTGAGCGGAATGTTAGAGAGAGGTCATAATATCATGTATGTGTTATATGATAATGAAGCATATATGAACACGGGAATACAGAGATCTTCATCCACTCCTTTCGGTGCGTGGACTACAACGACACAGATAGGTCCTTCAGATATGCTCGGTAAAAAAGAGCTAAAAAAGCCGATTGCAAAGATAGTAGCAGCACATAATATTCCTTATGTAGCTACTGTTAATCCTGCCTATATGAACGATTTTAAAACGAAGATAAACAAAGCTTTAAAGATCAAAGGACCTAGATTTATACATTCTATATCCAGTTGCACAACAGGATGGAGACATGATCCAAGTAAGACAATAGAGATAATGAGACTTGCAACAGATACAGGAATATTTCCTTTATATGAAATAGAGAATGGTGAAATAGAAAATTTGAAGCTTACATATATTCCAAAGCAGAGAAAGCCAGTAGAAGAGTATTTAAAACCGCAGGGTAGATTCAGGCATCTCTTTAACAATCCACAATATATTAAAGAGATTCAGGAAATGGTAGATAAATGGTGGGCTCCATACGAAAAAAAGTAG
- the gvpD gene encoding gas vesicle protein GvpD P-loop domain-containing protein — translation MNGLSGLMKELSIFFESKSATSLILAGAPGTGKTTLALQILETYKDKYNGIYLSTRVGDSALYQQFPWIKDMENKTKIIDAGRLFLDSLKIIEANSDEEQVEAARLLIKNIYDDKPAKVSRVLYNKYFKDLKIPELKRVYNEVERNLPNRSMIIIDSVEGLSSKYKINEEELIYTLVKDLVDDSNANIIFILEKKRSEQLEYIADGVFVLDQDMYEGRKVRSLNIIKMRGVSFKFSKYMITLNGGKFRIFSPTAEISLQGLENIEKDYNMQNKNLITTGSKDLDTMLDGGFKYGTLNLISVSKDVSKLQYETFMTQILGNILSNNIGILAVPSLGQTIEGNRNRFKSYRFLDPELVDNNLRFIDYSGYNNNKKYVISLTGRRESSIEQLNSKINELRKYNKTIVYLLSLSTIEKFRGQIAFLEIVDFINNIINSNDIGIAIAKPGIISENLIKNMASIHIRLLNIYNKLCLYGIAPKTILYAIEPSKNYSFDLVPIV, via the coding sequence ATGAATGGTCTGTCTGGCTTAATGAAAGAATTATCTATCTTCTTTGAATCAAAATCTGCAACATCTCTTATCTTAGCTGGTGCTCCAGGTACCGGTAAAACTACGCTAGCACTCCAGATTTTAGAGACTTATAAAGATAAGTACAATGGAATATATTTATCTACAAGAGTTGGTGATTCTGCATTATATCAGCAGTTTCCATGGATAAAAGATATGGAAAATAAAACTAAAATAATAGATGCTGGCAGGTTGTTTTTAGATAGCTTAAAAATTATAGAAGCAAACAGTGACGAAGAACAAGTAGAGGCAGCGAGATTATTGATCAAGAATATCTACGATGACAAACCTGCAAAAGTGTCAAGAGTATTATACAACAAATATTTCAAGGATCTTAAAATACCAGAATTAAAACGAGTATACAATGAAGTAGAACGTAATCTTCCAAATAGGTCTATGATAATAATAGACAGCGTGGAAGGATTATCAAGCAAGTACAAAATTAACGAAGAAGAGCTTATATATACCCTAGTAAAAGACTTGGTAGATGACAGTAATGCGAATATAATATTTATTTTAGAAAAAAAGAGGTCAGAACAGTTAGAGTACATAGCTGATGGTGTATTTGTTTTAGATCAGGATATGTACGAAGGGAGAAAGGTGAGAAGTCTGAATATAATTAAAATGAGAGGTGTAAGCTTTAAATTTAGCAAATATATGATTACATTAAATGGTGGAAAATTTAGGATATTTTCACCTACTGCCGAGATCTCTCTTCAGGGGTTGGAAAATATAGAGAAAGATTACAATATGCAAAATAAAAACTTAATTACTACCGGAAGCAAAGATTTAGACACAATGTTGGATGGAGGGTTTAAATATGGCACTTTAAATTTAATATCTGTTAGTAAAGATGTGAGTAAATTGCAATATGAGACCTTTATGACCCAGATACTTGGAAATATATTAAGCAACAATATTGGGATCTTAGCAGTTCCTTCGTTGGGCCAAACTATCGAAGGTAATAGAAATAGATTTAAGAGCTATAGATTCTTAGACCCTGAACTGGTAGATAATAATCTTAGATTTATAGATTATTCTGGATACAATAATAACAAAAAGTATGTTATATCGCTTACAGGCAGAAGAGAAAGTTCAATAGAGCAATTGAACTCGAAAATAAATGAACTGAGAAAGTATAATAAAACAATTGTTTACCTCCTTTCCTTGAGTACAATTGAAAAGTTTAGAGGCCAAATAGCATTTTTAGAAATTGTAGATTTCATAAATAATATTATAAATAGCAACGATATAGGAATAGCTATAGCTAAGCCAGGCATAATAAGTGAAAATCTGATAAAAAACATGGCATCAATTCATATCAGACTTCTAAATATATACAATAAATTATGTCTTTATGGGATCGCTCCAAAAACTATCCTATATGCTATAGAACCTTCAAAAAATTATTCTTTTGATCTTGTGCCAATAGTATGA
- the smc gene encoding chromosome segregation protein SMC has translation MFLQSIELENFKSFGKKTKIEFKNGFTVLSGPNGSGKSNISDAILFVLGPKSSKMIRAQKLTDLIFNGGKDRNAADYCKVSITFNNTDRFIPLDNDLVTFSRMVKLSEREDGYNSYFYINGDKAKLQDFTDLLSQARIFADGYNFVQQGDVTNIVEMTALERRRILEEIAGITKYDEEIQNAESKKKEVEENMNAIDLLLKEIEVHVATLSKDRDVALKYLEIKDRYNKAKAQLEYKRMMGFRSEIEGDEAEILRLKNEIEKLNSDIKEMNKSEENVKAKRTELDLEIANSGGEDVKKLKEQIDEHRIQLGRNKMKIEDLEDTIKKQRELVLSNEKDYKELLTKLKNSELQRTKLSKEKEAKAQDYNAKKSILSEKEKKAVEYSESTKGLQENLLKLYKDLETMRSEFTQKTNEFNKTKNKLDMLAESIAGLEESKKNYELNITDAEWRLSESKNFNKGIEKNTKELQEQYFKLTNQEKSLKEEIEKVEKEILSLTKEYEKVQARIDSSKVGAGYHIISARDHNELKGIVGTVSELITVPDEYKVAIEIAAGARLESIVVENDEHATKAIEYLRNKNLGRATFLPLNKMMVGRPRGKALLAVKEQNVLGFAIELIKFNKEYENAIWYIFGDTIIVRDMATARKLMGGIRIVTLDGQLFEASGAIIGGSLESRGSRVTMRDLEELGKKLRDKNSMRDDLENGLKNIETMLQDVTAKLRESAMKNNKAELEIWEKTKEEYNKKLTECVIQLKAKQEESDKFTVVLKSLENEITDLKNSIAAKVEESEKIKKSIEALTPEKLRNEIKKLNEEIETLDGIIKEQTNELSGLNTEISLLSEKIETNRKQVENYTIEIKAKEKELKEVEEQKKQTEQELQKLIEVEKSFNVKYQELIKKREELDNKIISIDHEITRSQENAGRKQDFIISLNTRLKESQEKLEESKKIFEAFNIEITEPVPPVSELKKIVSDSETELKNLEPVNMKAIDDYNVEKERYDTLKSNYEKLEQERQDLIKLVVELNEKKKTGLMIVLKAVKENFMTIYKEISEGGEADMYLENEEDPFSGGLVIKVKPKSKKFIRLEALSGGEKSLAALTFIFAIQKYEPSPIYILDEVDMFLDSVNAENVARIIKSNSGNAQFLVISLREVTLHYADYIIGVTSAMDGLSRIFSQSMKNMEVMQNGT, from the coding sequence ATGTTTTTACAGTCAATAGAGCTTGAAAATTTCAAATCGTTTGGCAAAAAGACAAAGATAGAGTTTAAAAATGGATTCACAGTTTTGAGTGGTCCCAACGGCTCTGGGAAAAGTAATATATCAGATGCCATCCTATTTGTCTTAGGCCCAAAAAGCTCAAAAATGATCAGAGCACAAAAGCTTACTGACTTAATATTTAATGGAGGCAAAGACCGAAATGCAGCAGATTACTGTAAAGTTTCTATAACGTTTAATAATACAGATAGGTTTATACCATTAGATAATGATCTGGTCACGTTTTCAAGAATGGTTAAGTTATCAGAGCGTGAGGATGGATACAACTCTTATTTTTATATCAATGGTGATAAAGCAAAACTGCAAGATTTTACAGATCTGTTGTCACAAGCCAGAATTTTTGCAGATGGCTACAATTTTGTGCAACAAGGAGATGTAACCAATATTGTAGAGATGACGGCACTGGAGCGCAGGAGAATACTGGAAGAAATTGCCGGAATAACGAAATATGATGAAGAGATTCAAAATGCAGAGAGTAAGAAAAAAGAAGTAGAAGAAAACATGAATGCAATAGATCTCTTATTGAAAGAGATCGAAGTGCATGTAGCAACATTGAGCAAGGATAGAGATGTAGCGCTTAAATATTTAGAGATTAAAGATCGATATAATAAGGCAAAGGCTCAGCTAGAGTATAAGCGAATGATGGGATTTAGGTCAGAAATAGAAGGCGACGAAGCAGAGATACTCAGATTAAAAAATGAGATAGAGAAATTAAACAGTGATATCAAGGAAATGAATAAGTCGGAAGAGAACGTGAAAGCAAAGAGAACTGAGCTGGATTTAGAGATAGCAAACAGTGGAGGAGAAGATGTAAAAAAATTGAAAGAGCAGATTGATGAGCATAGGATCCAGCTTGGAAGAAACAAGATGAAGATTGAAGATCTGGAAGATACTATAAAAAAGCAAAGAGAGCTTGTTTTAAGCAATGAAAAAGATTACAAAGAGCTTCTTACAAAGCTCAAAAATTCAGAGCTACAGAGAACAAAATTAAGCAAAGAAAAAGAGGCAAAGGCTCAGGATTATAACGCAAAAAAAAGCATTTTAAGTGAAAAAGAGAAAAAAGCAGTAGAATATTCAGAGAGCACTAAAGGATTGCAGGAGAATCTGTTAAAGTTGTATAAAGATCTTGAGACTATGCGATCTGAATTCACGCAGAAGACAAATGAATTTAACAAAACAAAAAATAAGCTTGACATGCTTGCAGAGTCAATAGCAGGTCTCGAAGAGTCTAAAAAGAATTATGAACTAAACATAACAGATGCAGAATGGAGACTCAGTGAATCAAAAAATTTCAACAAAGGTATTGAGAAAAATACTAAAGAACTGCAAGAACAATATTTTAAGCTAACAAATCAAGAAAAAAGCCTAAAAGAGGAGATTGAGAAGGTAGAAAAAGAGATACTATCTCTTACTAAAGAGTATGAAAAAGTGCAGGCGAGAATTGACAGCAGTAAAGTGGGGGCGGGGTATCATATAATAAGTGCCAGAGACCATAATGAATTAAAGGGGATTGTTGGAACAGTATCTGAATTAATTACCGTACCTGACGAGTATAAGGTTGCAATAGAAATTGCAGCAGGTGCGAGGCTAGAAAGCATTGTTGTTGAAAATGATGAACATGCAACAAAAGCAATAGAATATTTAAGGAATAAAAATTTAGGCAGGGCCACATTTTTGCCTCTGAACAAAATGATGGTAGGCAGACCAAGAGGCAAGGCATTACTTGCCGTGAAAGAGCAGAACGTTCTGGGGTTTGCAATTGAGCTTATAAAATTTAATAAAGAATATGAAAATGCGATATGGTATATTTTTGGAGACACTATAATTGTCAGGGACATGGCTACCGCGAGGAAGCTTATGGGTGGGATCAGAATAGTAACGCTTGACGGCCAGTTATTTGAGGCAAGTGGCGCAATAATAGGAGGCTCTTTAGAATCTCGGGGCAGTAGAGTAACAATGCGTGATTTAGAAGAGCTTGGAAAGAAGCTCAGAGATAAAAATAGCATGAGAGACGATCTTGAAAATGGGCTGAAAAATATAGAAACTATGTTGCAAGATGTTACAGCAAAGCTTAGAGAGTCTGCCATGAAAAACAATAAGGCCGAGCTTGAAATCTGGGAAAAAACTAAAGAAGAGTATAATAAGAAACTAACTGAATGTGTAATACAACTGAAAGCTAAGCAGGAAGAGAGTGATAAATTTACGGTGGTGCTTAAGAGTCTGGAGAATGAGATTACAGATCTAAAAAATTCAATAGCGGCGAAAGTTGAAGAATCCGAAAAGATAAAAAAGAGCATAGAAGCATTAACGCCAGAAAAATTAAGAAACGAAATAAAAAAGCTTAATGAAGAAATAGAAACTTTAGATGGTATTATAAAAGAACAAACTAATGAGTTAAGTGGTTTAAATACTGAAATATCTCTATTATCTGAAAAAATAGAAACGAACAGAAAGCAGGTAGAAAACTATACTATAGAAATAAAAGCTAAAGAAAAGGAGCTAAAAGAAGTAGAAGAACAGAAAAAGCAGACTGAGCAAGAGCTACAAAAATTGATAGAAGTTGAAAAATCGTTTAATGTAAAGTATCAGGAACTGATAAAAAAAAGGGAAGAGTTGGACAATAAGATCATAAGCATAGATCATGAAATAACTAGAAGTCAGGAAAATGCTGGAAGAAAGCAAGATTTTATTATCTCTTTAAATACACGTCTTAAAGAATCGCAAGAAAAACTTGAAGAGTCTAAGAAAATATTTGAAGCTTTTAATATAGAGATAACAGAGCCGGTACCACCGGTATCAGAACTTAAAAAGATAGTCTCGGATAGTGAAACTGAGCTAAAAAATTTAGAGCCTGTAAATATGAAAGCTATAGATGATTATAATGTCGAAAAGGAAAGATACGACACATTAAAGTCAAATTATGAAAAGCTAGAGCAAGAGCGCCAAGATTTGATAAAGCTGGTGGTTGAGCTCAACGAAAAGAAAAAAACAGGATTAATGATCGTATTAAAAGCAGTGAAAGAAAACTTCATGACGATATATAAAGAGATATCTGAGGGAGGAGAAGCAGATATGTATCTTGAAAATGAAGAAGATCCTTTTTCTGGCGGCTTGGTAATAAAAGTTAAGCCTAAAAGCAAGAAGTTTATAAGGCTAGAAGCATTGAGTGGCGGTGAAAAAAGTCTGGCAGCATTGACATTTATATTTGCAATACAAAAATATGAGCCTTCTCCAATCTATATTTTGGATGAAGTGGACATGTTTCTGGACAGTGTAAATGCTGAAAACGTGGCAAGAATAATAAAAAGCAACTCAGGCAACGCACAGTTTTTAGTAATATCTTTAAGAGAAGTGACATTACACTATGCAGATTATATAATAGGCGTTACATCTGCTATGGACGGGTTATCTAGAATATTTTCACAGTCTATGAAAAATATGGAGGTTATGCAGAATGGAACTTGA
- a CDS encoding segregation/condensation protein A, which yields MELEILKKLISFDEYDESKIEEYLKLIANSQKGLYHSMKDDQEKAIVAAFELVIEHGLNPWSLDILEFTKLYLEKVKNEEFIDFITAGNLIFMAWQILEKKTKSVLLKYEEKEPVQEIEPYTYDNDYGDYDLTDYLIRENPLQEPVRREEKRPVTIIELINALQKSMNDQNLRKETQEKNKKLNETLSKTWNEKLHRERLEEEIKTIWNRILSVDKDYMELKELYDGSKLDFIQTFIPLLYLYKEEKVNLIQSKPYDTISVEVLVPYPLRKLEHLEPPKVELITS from the coding sequence ATGGAACTTGAAATACTTAAAAAACTAATATCTTTTGATGAATATGACGAGTCTAAAATAGAAGAATATCTGAAACTTATAGCAAACTCTCAAAAAGGTTTATATCACTCTATGAAAGATGATCAGGAAAAAGCAATAGTTGCTGCATTCGAGCTTGTTATAGAGCATGGCTTGAATCCATGGAGCCTTGATATATTAGAGTTTACAAAATTATATTTAGAGAAAGTCAAAAATGAAGAGTTTATAGACTTTATAACTGCCGGAAACCTTATATTCATGGCATGGCAAATTTTAGAGAAAAAAACAAAAAGCGTGCTACTAAAGTATGAAGAAAAAGAACCGGTGCAGGAAATAGAACCTTACACATACGATAATGATTATGGAGATTATGATCTTACAGATTATTTAATCAGAGAAAATCCCTTGCAGGAACCGGTGAGAAGAGAAGAAAAAAGGCCCGTAACGATTATAGAACTTATAAACGCATTGCAAAAAAGCATGAACGATCAGAACCTTAGAAAAGAGACACAGGAGAAAAACAAGAAATTAAATGAGACGCTAAGCAAAACATGGAACGAAAAGCTTCATAGAGAGCGTTTGGAAGAGGAAATAAAAACAATATGGAACCGCATCTTGAGCGTTGATAAAGATTATATGGAATTAAAAGAGCTTTATGATGGCTCTAAGCTAGATTTTATACAGACTTTCATACCTTTGCTCTATCTATACAAGGAAGAAAAAGTGAACTTGATCCAGAGCAAACCTTATGATACTATTTCTGTTGAAGTATTAGTACCTTATCCATTGAGAAAGCTAGAACACTTAGAACCGCCAAAAGTAGAGCTTATCACTTCTTAG